In uncultured Desulfuromonas sp., the genomic stretch TTAGGAAATCTCGGATTTTGCGCTCTGAAGCATAAGAAAACCTTTTTTTGGATAAACAATCTGACACTCTACGAGGAGAACAACCCGCCATTTTTGCAATATCTTTGTGAAGCTGGGTTTTATAGGGCACTTTCCAAAAATCATCAAAAAGTGCGCCCACACTTAACATCAGAAACAATTCGAATCCCTTTCTTCCAAACACGTCAAACCGACCATAAACCCTCATTGCGATTTTTGAGCTTGAAGAAGTTCCTCAAAAACTTAAAAAAGCCCACGATGCATTTGATAATCACAACTAAAAAGACCACGTTGGTTGAGGCCATTAAAAAAGCAATTGCTGTTTCTAAACTCGCAAAGAACATTGTGCCCAAGTTGGCTAGGTGTCTTGGTTCAGCGTGAATTGGAGAATTGCCTCGTTTGAGTTAGACTACTCGAACGGAGAAATTCACCATGCGAAAAAAACGTAAAAATTACACGGCTCAAGAGAAAGTTGCCATTCTCAAGCGCCACCTTGTTGATCAAACACCGGTCTCAAACCTGTGTGATGAATATCAGCTTCAGCCCACGGTTTTTTACCGCTGGCAGAAGGAGTTTTTCGAGAACGGTGCCGCCGCTTTCGAAAAAGACAACTC encodes the following:
- a CDS encoding transposase — protein: MRKKRKNYTAQEKVAILKRHLVDQTPVSNLCDEYQLQPTVFYRWQKEFFENGAAAFEKDNSRRKKAEEKRIAQLEAKLQTKNEVLSELMEEHVQLKKELGEL